From the Planktothrix tepida PCC 9214 genome, one window contains:
- a CDS encoding dihydrodipicolinate synthase family protein, whose product MPAITTGFKQDLTLDTEQITNHVNWLVDNSCAGIVANGTLGEATSLSFDEKIQVLQTCISAIGDRVPVISGIGAMTTKQAVALAEKAASIGCSGLMVLPPYQYSTDWYEMKAHVATVIATTELPCMLYNDPSAYGTDFLPEQIAELAEEHCNLCVVKEATTDVRRITAIRALLGDRLSIAVGMDDVLVEGVAAGATSWVAGTANALPRESVLLFNYAIQGNNDKAFKLYKWMMPLMRLNAVPKFVQMTKLMQETVGRGNTVVRPPRLELEGTELQTALDIIKTALSQRPEILKTEQ is encoded by the coding sequence ATGCCAGCAATCACAACTGGCTTTAAACAAGACTTAACTCTGGATACAGAACAGATAACCAACCATGTAAATTGGCTAGTTGATAATAGTTGTGCAGGTATTGTTGCTAATGGGACTCTGGGAGAAGCAACCTCGTTAAGCTTTGATGAAAAAATTCAGGTGCTGCAAACCTGTATATCTGCAATTGGCGATCGCGTACCTGTTATTTCCGGTATTGGTGCAATGACAACGAAGCAAGCAGTCGCTTTGGCAGAAAAAGCAGCATCAATAGGTTGTAGTGGCTTAATGGTGTTACCGCCCTATCAATACAGCACAGACTGGTATGAGATGAAAGCCCATGTTGCTACTGTGATTGCCACAACAGAACTTCCTTGTATGTTATACAATGACCCCTCCGCCTACGGGACTGATTTTTTACCAGAGCAAATTGCCGAACTGGCAGAGGAACATTGTAATCTTTGTGTTGTGAAAGAAGCCACCACCGATGTGCGTCGCATCACAGCGATTCGTGCCTTACTGGGAGATCGGCTGTCTATCGCAGTGGGGATGGATGATGTTTTAGTCGAAGGTGTAGCAGCAGGAGCAACCTCTTGGGTGGCAGGAACCGCCAATGCTTTACCAAGAGAAAGTGTGCTTCTGTTTAATTATGCCATCCAAGGAAATAACGACAAAGCGTTTAAGCTTTACAAATGGATGATGCCCTTAATGCGACTCAACGCCGTACCTAAATTTGTGCAGATGACAAAGCTAATGCAGGAAACTGTTGGCAGGGGAAATACCGTTGTACGTCCACCACGCTTAGAACTTGAAGGAACGGAACTTCAGACAGCCCTTGACATTATTAAAACAGCTTTGTCACAGCGTCCAGAAATTTTAAAAACAGAGCAATAA
- a CDS encoding pyridoxal phosphate-dependent aminotransferase, whose translation MKLEDLTQHEVQALKYRYNFADAHTHQSQSASQLDIVKRLPELWLESEQIKQEVLNNKFIESFYKVRGIETALIPNNVMLHYAASIVTIHIANFLLKKRLTVSLIEPCFDNLYEILMHMEIPLSPLPEELLYEEDKIYENLKNNVKTDAIFIVDPNNPTGFTLLGKKNQKAFENVVKFCKDYDKILIIDHCFANFLMNDEEIELYDTYKVLKESGIKYMAIEDTGKTWPIQDAKIAMLKVSDDLYEEMYSIYTAYILNVSPFVLNFLIEYLQDSQRCQFASTRKLLNTNRKILEEIFRDSILKVQNPKGKVSVAWCEIMNPNLTATELQKILYEGGVYVLPGTYFFWCNPEQGERYIRIALARDTDNFVEGMSLIRQILSQLDTTLSPPPLAIEPEFSLSKS comes from the coding sequence ATGAAGTTGGAAGATTTAACACAACACGAAGTTCAAGCACTTAAGTATAGATACAATTTTGCTGATGCTCATACTCATCAATCCCAATCAGCTTCTCAATTAGATATTGTAAAAAGATTGCCGGAATTATGGCTAGAATCCGAACAAATAAAACAAGAAGTTCTCAATAACAAATTTATCGAAAGCTTTTATAAAGTGAGAGGGATTGAAACAGCATTAATACCGAATAATGTCATGCTGCACTATGCTGCCTCAATTGTGACGATTCATATAGCAAACTTTCTTTTGAAGAAGCGATTAACTGTTAGTTTGATTGAACCTTGTTTTGATAATCTGTATGAGATATTAATGCACATGGAAATACCTCTTTCCCCTTTACCAGAGGAATTACTATATGAAGAAGATAAAATTTATGAAAATCTTAAAAATAATGTAAAAACTGATGCAATATTTATCGTAGATCCCAATAATCCTACAGGATTCACGCTGTTGGGCAAAAAAAATCAAAAAGCTTTTGAAAATGTGGTGAAGTTTTGTAAAGATTATGACAAGATCCTGATTATAGATCATTGCTTTGCCAATTTTTTAATGAACGATGAGGAAATTGAACTCTATGATACCTATAAGGTATTAAAAGAATCAGGCATTAAATATATGGCTATTGAAGATACGGGTAAAACCTGGCCCATTCAGGATGCGAAAATAGCCATGCTGAAAGTAAGCGATGATCTCTATGAAGAAATGTATAGTATCTATACCGCTTATATCCTGAATGTATCGCCTTTTGTGCTGAATTTCCTCATAGAATATCTCCAAGATTCTCAAAGGTGTCAATTTGCTTCCACGAGAAAACTTTTAAATACAAATAGAAAGATTTTAGAAGAAATATTCCGAGATAGCATTTTAAAAGTGCAAAACCCAAAAGGCAAAGTTAGTGTAGCTTGGTGTGAAATTATGAACCCCAATCTCACAGCTACGGAACTCCAAAAAATCCTCTACGAAGGAGGCGTTTATGTTTTACCAGGCACTTACTTCTTCTGGTGTAATCCCGAACAAGGAGAAAGATATATCAGAATAGCTCTAGCCAGAGATACGGATAATTTTGTTGAGGGAATGTCACTAATCCGGCAGATCCTTAGCCAGCTAGATACAACCTTATCTCCACCACCATTAGCAATCGAACCAGAGTTTTCATTAAGTAAAAGTTAA
- a CDS encoding dTDP-4-dehydrorhamnose 3,5-epimerase — protein MGLIKKVEYIQLEKFKDEGLYRYSPLSSNETVLYELPGHSIDDGLFCHRFQTDQLLALRGSMVLVFIQNRHNHYVLLTENVPLLVTIPPGIPHAVMNPISQPCLYLNAIIRHSTPHVKDYQPIQKLFPFDMAQVEQLLNEFHYNKLQKIEA, from the coding sequence ATGGGGCTAATTAAGAAAGTTGAATATATTCAACTGGAAAAGTTCAAAGATGAAGGTCTCTATCGTTATAGTCCACTATCGAGTAATGAGACAGTATTATATGAGCTTCCTGGACATAGTATAGATGATGGCTTATTTTGCCATCGTTTCCAGACAGATCAATTATTAGCCTTACGGGGAAGCATGGTTTTGGTATTCATACAAAATCGGCATAATCATTATGTTTTGCTGACTGAAAATGTACCATTATTAGTGACAATTCCTCCTGGAATTCCTCATGCAGTCATGAATCCGATTTCTCAACCTTGCTTGTATCTAAATGCCATCATTCGTCATAGCACCCCTCATGTGAAAGATTACCAACCCATTCAAAAACTTTTTCCTTTTGATATGGCTCAAGTCGAACAACTATTGAATGAATTTCACTATAATAAACTTCAAAAAATTGAAGCTTAG
- a CDS encoding GtrA family protein — protein MNCSLYTGYLIIRQKLGSLLLPWGRLIRFSVVGLSGVVADLGVFYLLHESLSLALTASAMLSTEVAIINNFLWNDIWTFGDLSSQQKLISQRFQRFFKFNLICFFGLIFNSLIVNFLFYRFGVNEYIAKLVAITCVTFWNFWLNLKINWQIDEV, from the coding sequence ATGAATTGCTCTCTTTATACTGGTTATCTGATAATCCGACAGAAGTTGGGTTCTTTATTGTTACCTTGGGGTAGGTTAATTCGCTTTAGTGTGGTGGGTTTAAGTGGGGTAGTTGCAGATTTGGGAGTATTCTATCTCTTGCACGAATCATTGAGTTTGGCATTAACTGCTAGTGCAATGCTTTCGACCGAGGTAGCGATTATTAATAATTTCCTCTGGAATGATATCTGGACGTTTGGTGATCTATCTTCACAGCAAAAATTAATTAGTCAACGTTTCCAACGTTTTTTCAAGTTTAACCTAATTTGTTTTTTCGGCTTAATTTTCAATAGTTTAATTGTAAATTTTCTGTTTTATAGATTTGGGGTGAATGAGTACATCGCTAAATTAGTGGCGATTACCTGTGTTACCTTTTGGAATTTCTGGCTCAACCTGAAGATCAATTGGCAAATTGATGAGGTTTAA
- the gntT gene encoding guanitoxin biosynthesis MATE family efflux transporter GntT has product MNLKLPIEYDFVSRFFRLAIANVLSCIMMPLANLISTIFLGHLEEIDHLAGVALAGNLFSFIYFILLFLRMGTTGVTAQAVGRDEREAVLLVGLRNGLIALALGITLLLLQYPLGQLAFALLNVTPEIKASALAYFNANIWAAPANLLNFVLMGWFLGQEKNGLVILLSVVGNIAKVAFDYLLIVHWGWESMGAGISSATSQYLSLLVGLIFVCKDIQWQEVQAITGKIWNISAIKSTLTLNGNILISNFFFIFSALVFNYEGAQMGTMIYAENTLLLQIINLNVYLVSGLGFGTETLVGNFKGKGASQQLLPLVSVSLSSALLVALSLGGVCWLYPDTVFGLLTNHRELIENINIYIPWLLGLLLCDSINFMLDAYFLGLAEGRTLRNVSLAAIMGFLPLAFVAIKFESNQILWLASCIFLVIRIVMLGVKLPQTFVSDIEEGGVSIPAIETSHNLTF; this is encoded by the coding sequence ATGAATTTAAAGCTCCCAATTGAGTATGACTTTGTTTCTCGCTTTTTCCGGCTAGCGATCGCCAATGTCTTATCTTGTATCATGATGCCACTAGCCAATTTAATTAGCACTATCTTTTTAGGTCATCTTGAAGAAATTGACCATTTAGCTGGAGTTGCCCTGGCTGGAAATCTGTTTAGTTTTATTTATTTTATCTTACTCTTTTTACGCATGGGTACTACTGGGGTAACAGCCCAAGCCGTAGGACGAGATGAGAGAGAGGCTGTGTTGCTGGTGGGACTCCGTAATGGTTTGATTGCTCTAGCACTCGGCATCACACTCCTACTCTTGCAGTATCCTTTGGGACAACTGGCGTTTGCCCTACTAAATGTTACACCAGAAATCAAAGCGTCAGCCCTAGCTTATTTCAACGCTAATATTTGGGCAGCACCTGCTAATTTGCTCAATTTTGTCCTCATGGGTTGGTTTCTGGGACAGGAAAAAAACGGCTTAGTTATCTTGTTGTCAGTAGTGGGCAATATAGCCAAAGTCGCATTCGACTATTTGTTAATTGTCCATTGGGGCTGGGAAAGTATGGGAGCCGGAATATCCTCGGCGACCAGTCAATACCTATCTCTGCTAGTGGGATTGATTTTTGTCTGCAAAGACATCCAGTGGCAAGAAGTACAAGCCATTACCGGAAAAATTTGGAATATCTCAGCTATAAAATCTACCTTGACTCTCAATGGAAATATCCTGATCAGCAATTTCTTTTTTATCTTTTCTGCCTTAGTATTTAACTATGAAGGGGCACAGATGGGGACAATGATCTATGCTGAAAATACTTTACTCTTACAGATAATAAATTTGAACGTCTATTTAGTTTCAGGACTGGGATTCGGCACGGAAACTCTCGTCGGAAATTTTAAAGGAAAAGGAGCTTCACAACAGTTATTACCTCTTGTCTCTGTTTCTTTGAGCAGTGCTTTGCTGGTGGCACTCTCTTTGGGCGGAGTGTGTTGGCTATACCCTGATACTGTTTTTGGGTTGTTGACCAACCACAGGGAACTGATTGAAAATATTAATATTTATATTCCGTGGTTGCTAGGGTTACTGTTATGTGATTCAATCAATTTTATGCTAGATGCGTACTTCTTGGGTTTAGCAGAAGGGCGTACCCTCCGTAACGTTAGCTTGGCTGCTATTATGGGGTTTTTACCTCTGGCTTTTGTCGCTATTAAGTTTGAAAGTAACCAGATCTTGTGGTTGGCTTCATGTATTTTCCTTGTGATTAGAATAGTAATGCTTGGGGTAAAGTTGCCTCAGACATTTGTGAGTGATATTGAGGAGGGTGGGGTTTCCATTCCAGCGATAGAAACATCTCACAACCTGACTTTCTAA
- a CDS encoding class II aldolase/adducin family protein translates to MSILDLPQPSKFERIEDERLHRKQRLAAVFRLFARYGFEEGASGHITVRDPEFPDCFWVNPFGIYFGHMRVSDLVLANHKGEIVQGNQPVNVSAFAIHSQIHLTRPDVEAAVHAHSTYGKAWSVLGRLLDPITQEACIFYEDHALFDDYTGVIADMQEGKRISTVLGDRKAVILRNHGLVTVGHSIDEAAWWFIIMDRCCQVQLMAEAAGKATFIDKDIASLTYSQIGTHYEGWFNFQPLYDMIVRQEPDLLD, encoded by the coding sequence ATGTCTATACTCGACCTTCCCCAACCCTCTAAATTTGAGCGCATAGAAGATGAGCGGCTTCATCGCAAACAGCGTTTAGCTGCTGTGTTTCGTTTATTTGCTCGCTATGGATTTGAAGAAGGTGCTTCTGGTCATATCACCGTTCGCGATCCGGAATTTCCTGACTGTTTCTGGGTAAATCCCTTCGGGATTTACTTTGGTCATATGCGAGTTTCTGACCTGGTTTTGGCTAACCACAAAGGTGAGATTGTCCAGGGTAATCAGCCGGTAAATGTCTCCGCTTTCGCCATCCACTCTCAAATACACCTTACCCGACCTGATGTAGAAGCTGCTGTTCATGCCCATTCAACATATGGTAAAGCTTGGTCAGTTCTTGGGCGTCTTCTTGACCCCATCACCCAAGAGGCTTGTATTTTTTATGAAGATCATGCCCTATTCGACGACTATACTGGCGTAATCGCAGATATGCAGGAGGGTAAACGAATTAGCACTGTCCTTGGAGATAGAAAGGCTGTAATCTTGCGTAATCATGGCTTAGTCACAGTTGGTCACTCCATTGATGAAGCTGCATGGTGGTTTATCATCATGGATCGCTGCTGTCAAGTGCAACTGATGGCTGAGGCGGCGGGGAAAGCTACATTTATTGACAAAGATATTGCGAGTCTGACTTATAGTCAGATTGGTACGCATTATGAGGGTTGGTTCAACTTTCAGCCGCTGTATGACATGATTGTGCGACAAGAACCAGATTTACTCGACTAA
- a CDS encoding PAS domain-containing hybrid sensor histidine kinase/response regulator yields the protein MNQGGKISQFEDILAKGGEIGKLLSAIDWNVTSLGSISTWPQSLRTALNISLTSPLPMIVFWGENFIQLYNDAYCLLWKILDPKLSLGQPASEVEGELWNYIYPCLQTVFTTGETAKILNQPLQIERDGNVKTCYFSFNSSPIWTETGSIGGIFTTVTETTLELVNTPSQEDTQRKDLLQQLETERARLEAVLQQMPAGVLLADGKSGQLILANKQVSQIIGYSYETESKLEEYDQIVDFEGFRANGQRYAPDEWPLMRSLSTGEIVTAEEICLERTDGNQVFISVNSAPIRDQQGDIVAAVAIFQNITQGKRVEQALKESQILFEGFMRHIPAIAYIKDEQGRYIYANWVATQLVDSSLENIIGKTDFELFPEIASQFQQHDQAVLSSAQAAEFLECITRNGVEFYGMSFKFPITDAAGRRLLGGMSFDITERKRLEDALRVSEAKFKRLVDANIIGVIVCNLDKIVEANDVFLQMVGYTREQLIAGEISWLNLTPPEYLDVDEQGLEELRNTGKCPPFEKEYIHSSGSRVPILIGATLLEENPLTWLCFVLDLSELKQTEIEREELLKRERTVREEAEAANRIKDEFLAVLSHELRSPLNPILGWASLLRTGKINEETTHRALEIIERNAKLQAQLIEDLLDVSRILRGKLALSTFPVHLDNAIHAALETVQLAADAKEIGLYTHLEPNVRPVLGDLGRLQQIIWNLVSNAVKFTDPGGRVDIYLETVNNQGQVRVQDTGQGITPDFLPHVFEYFRQADSTTTRQFGGLGLGLAIVRYLTELHGGMVWAESPGDGQGATFTVRFPLMMDEEETDFDGELILDVIDLTGIKILAIDDEADMRELVAFFLEEAGASVQLATSAQEALLLLNESLPDMMICDIGMPDVNGYMLMSEIRSKPLEKGGKIPAIALTAYAGETNQKKALTAGFQMHLSKPVEPDKLVEAIAKLLKQTGLKSRESKGIVPQNKIDGI from the coding sequence GTGAATCAAGGGGGAAAGATATCTCAATTTGAAGATATCTTGGCCAAAGGTGGTGAAATCGGTAAGCTCTTATCTGCTATTGATTGGAATGTAACCTCTCTGGGCAGTATCTCGACTTGGCCACAGAGTTTACGCACAGCCCTGAATATTAGTTTGACATCTCCTTTACCCATGATTGTGTTTTGGGGTGAAAACTTTATTCAACTGTATAACGATGCCTATTGTTTATTATGGAAAATTCTCGATCCGAAACTAAGTTTAGGACAACCAGCTTCTGAAGTTGAGGGGGAATTGTGGAACTATATTTACCCCTGTCTTCAGACCGTATTCACAACCGGAGAAACTGCCAAAATCCTCAACCAACCGCTACAAATTGAACGAGATGGGAATGTTAAAACCTGTTATTTCTCCTTCAATTCTAGTCCAATTTGGACGGAAACGGGAAGTATTGGTGGTATTTTTACAACAGTAACAGAAACGACTTTAGAACTTGTTAATACCCCTTCTCAGGAAGATACACAACGAAAAGACCTTTTACAACAATTAGAAACCGAACGTGCCCGACTCGAAGCCGTATTACAACAAATGCCTGCGGGGGTATTACTAGCCGATGGAAAATCCGGTCAACTGATTTTAGCGAATAAACAGGTGAGTCAAATTATTGGCTATTCCTACGAGACAGAATCCAAACTTGAAGAATATGATCAAATTGTAGATTTCGAGGGTTTTCGGGCGAATGGTCAGCGGTACGCACCGGATGAATGGCCCTTAATGCGATCGCTTTCAACGGGAGAAATTGTCACCGCCGAGGAAATTTGCTTAGAACGGACTGATGGAAATCAAGTCTTTATTTCCGTAAATTCTGCTCCCATTCGAGATCAACAAGGAGATATTGTCGCCGCCGTTGCTATTTTTCAGAATATTACCCAAGGGAAACGGGTTGAACAAGCCTTAAAAGAAAGCCAAATTTTGTTTGAAGGGTTCATGCGACATATTCCAGCCATCGCTTATATCAAGGATGAACAAGGTCGTTATATTTATGCGAATTGGGTGGCGACCCAATTAGTCGATAGTTCCCTAGAGAATATTATTGGTAAGACGGATTTTGAGTTATTCCCAGAAATAGCATCCCAGTTTCAACAACATGATCAAGCCGTTCTGAGTTCCGCTCAAGCGGCGGAATTCTTGGAATGTATCACCCGTAATGGGGTTGAGTTCTATGGGATGTCGTTTAAATTTCCCATCACCGATGCTGCGGGTCGTCGTTTGCTGGGGGGAATGTCCTTTGATATTACCGAACGCAAACGCCTGGAAGATGCTTTGCGAGTCAGTGAAGCTAAGTTTAAGCGTTTAGTTGATGCCAATATTATTGGGGTGATTGTTTGCAATTTAGATAAGATTGTGGAAGCCAATGATGTATTTTTACAGATGGTGGGTTATACCCGTGAACAATTAATAGCGGGTGAAATTAGTTGGCTCAATTTAACACCACCTGAATATCTTGATGTGGATGAACAAGGGTTAGAAGAACTTCGCAATACCGGAAAATGTCCTCCCTTTGAAAAGGAATATATTCACTCGTCGGGAAGTCGGGTTCCCATTTTAATCGGGGCAACTTTATTAGAAGAAAATCCCCTGACTTGGCTTTGTTTTGTCTTGGATTTGAGCGAACTCAAACAAACTGAAATTGAACGGGAAGAACTTCTGAAGCGAGAACGGACAGTGCGGGAAGAAGCAGAGGCCGCAAATCGGATTAAGGATGAGTTTTTGGCGGTTTTGTCCCATGAGTTGCGATCGCCGTTGAATCCCATTTTAGGATGGGCGAGTTTATTGCGGACGGGTAAGATTAATGAGGAAACAACCCATCGTGCTTTAGAAATTATTGAACGCAATGCTAAGTTACAGGCGCAACTGATTGAGGATTTGTTAGATGTGTCTCGGATTTTACGGGGAAAGTTAGCGTTAAGTACATTTCCGGTACATTTGGACAATGCGATTCATGCGGCATTAGAGACGGTACAATTAGCCGCCGATGCGAAGGAAATTGGGCTTTATACACACCTAGAACCGAATGTACGCCCAGTTTTAGGGGATTTAGGTCGTTTACAACAAATTATTTGGAATCTGGTTTCTAATGCGGTTAAATTCACTGATCCGGGGGGTCGGGTTGATATCTATTTAGAAACGGTGAATAACCAGGGTCAAGTCAGAGTTCAGGATACGGGTCAAGGAATTACACCGGATTTTCTACCCCACGTTTTTGAGTATTTTCGGCAAGCAGATAGCACTACCACTCGGCAATTTGGGGGTTTGGGATTGGGGTTAGCGATTGTTCGGTATTTAACAGAATTACATGGGGGAATGGTTTGGGCTGAAAGTCCAGGGGACGGACAGGGGGCTACGTTTACGGTGAGATTTCCCTTAATGATGGATGAGGAGGAGACGGATTTTGATGGGGAATTAATCTTAGATGTTATTGATTTAACCGGGATTAAAATTCTGGCTATTGATGATGAAGCAGATATGCGAGAATTAGTCGCATTTTTCTTGGAAGAAGCGGGGGCTTCTGTGCAGTTAGCGACTTCGGCTCAAGAGGCTTTATTGTTATTAAATGAATCCTTACCTGATATGATGATTTGTGATATTGGAATGCCAGACGTGAATGGCTATATGTTGATGAGTGAAATTAGAAGCAAACCTTTAGAAAAAGGGGGGAAAATTCCCGCGATCGCCTTAACCGCTTATGCGGGAGAAACCAATCAGAAAAAAGCTTTGACGGCTGGATTTCAAATGCACTTATCTAAACCCGTTGAACCGGATAAATTGGTTGAAGCGATCGCCAAATTATTAAAACAGACAGGACTCAAATCTAGGGAGTCTAAAGGGATTGTACCCCAGAATAAGATTGATGGGATTTGA
- a CDS encoding GNAT family N-acetyltransferase, translating into MGFWKNLFSSSDSSSSFSQIAEYEAYEVGGEESVFLNSRPSSSNNGRIFFSTDRDIDLYELEELCSAVGWSRRPLRKVKKAIQYSFLVVSMWQIRGNQRRLIGFARATSDHAFNATLWDVVVHPDFQSKGLGKALMKFIIKKLRSDDISNITLFADPHVVDFYRNLGFISDPEGIKGMFWYPD; encoded by the coding sequence ATGGGTTTTTGGAAAAATTTGTTTAGCAGTTCGGATTCCTCTTCCTCATTCTCCCAGATAGCGGAGTATGAGGCATACGAGGTTGGAGGCGAGGAGTCAGTATTTCTCAACTCTCGCCCATCATCGAGTAATAATGGTCGCATTTTTTTTAGCACCGATCGGGACATTGATTTATATGAATTGGAAGAACTTTGCAGTGCAGTCGGTTGGTCTCGGCGGCCCCTGCGTAAAGTAAAAAAAGCCATTCAGTATAGTTTCCTTGTCGTTTCCATGTGGCAAATTCGGGGCAACCAGCGACGGCTGATTGGTTTTGCTAGAGCTACATCCGATCATGCGTTTAATGCAACTCTCTGGGATGTGGTCGTTCACCCAGATTTCCAAAGTAAAGGTCTGGGTAAAGCCTTGATGAAATTTATCATCAAAAAACTCCGTAGCGATGATATCAGCAACATTACTCTATTTGCTGACCCTCATGTTGTGGATTTTTACCGAAATTTGGGTTTTATATCCGATCCAGAGGGGATTAAAGGAATGTTCTGGTATCCAGATTAG